One Camelina sativa cultivar DH55 chromosome 3, Cs, whole genome shotgun sequence genomic window carries:
- the LOC104776454 gene encoding mediator of RNA polymerase II transcription subunit 23 isoform X1, whose amino-acid sequence MEQSQRTTVAAATPSSSRSYQFHPARAAIIDLFNLYLGRGSRPKPDESLRDPPNKSQKRVHAPNRDLPPRNEQFILDFEQLQTQFNDPEQLRTITESVLISLVVQCSNHAPRAEFLLFALRTLCRISYINWDTFLPSLLSSVSAAEASITQSAQAAAAAAAAGSSATSSQSLVPVSVNPIVPSSSNYHSSNPTSLLPSAHGIGSPSPSGNEPGMSFPQVRSLENGQQMIARAGQTVRETAMRNSQRIRAAAINSLRQLSCKIILIGVEFNLKPVTHAEIFQYMMNWLVNWDRRDLGTEDSAGKSWRSEKTLAEWLRSCLDVIWLLVEEGESRIPFYELLRSGLQFIENIPDDEALFTLIMEIHRRRDAMAMHMLMLDQHLHCPTFGTHRIVSHITANVSVEAMAHFRHSPITYPSVLGEPLYGEDLAMSIPKGSLDWERAVRCIRHAIRTTPSPDWWKRVLVVAPCYRPPPQAAPIPGAVFTSDMICEAIIDRIVELLKLTNADANCWQEWLVFSDIFFFLIKSGCTDFVDFIDKLVLRLNGVDNHILRTNHVTWLLAQIIRVELVMTALNSDAKKVETTRKILSFHREDRNSDPNNPQSVLLDFVSSCQNLRIWSLSTTTRAYLNNEQLLKGKQIDEWWRSKGERMMDYMNMDDRSIGMFWVVSYTMAQPACETVINWLSSAGMAELPGLQPNDRVMMTQEVTPLPMSLLSGFSMNLCLKLALQMEEALFVSQVVPSIAMVETYTRLLLISPHSMFRSHFSQLAQRNASLLSKPGVTLLVLEILNYRLLPLYRYQGKSKTLMYDVTKIISALKGKRGDHRIFRLAENLCMNLILSLRDFFSVKREGKGPTEFTETLNRTTIMTLAITIKTRGIADADHLVYLQTMLEQILATSQHTWSEKTMRHFPTLLRDTLVGRVDKRGLSIQAWQQAETTVINQCTQLLSPSAEPAYVVTYLGHSFPQHRQYLCAGACLLMQGHADNINSANLARVLREVSPEEVTANIYTLVDVLLHHIHVDLQQGQSLEAVLDKAGANLAFFFWTHEMLPLDVFLLALIDRDDDPHALIIAMSLLKTPDLLLRIKNYCQNRGSPEHWLITQVFKRNDLQKALGNHLSWKDRYPTFFDDIAARLLPVIPLVVYRLIENNAMEQADNLLLLHSHFLAYHPLRFTFVRDILAYFYGHLPGKLVLRMLKVLDLSKIPFSESFPQYISPAGAAVCPPLDYFATLLLNLVNNVIPPLSSSSNCSSRSGSMADILNSSARPPHGKTPGTSQPGPANASEGQKAFYQIQDPGTYTQLVLETAVIEILSLPVSAAQIVSSLVQIIVNIQSTLIQSGNGFQGAANGVGQGSVLPTSPSGGSTDSMSAGRSTCLIPGINTASFVSRSGYTCQQLSCLLIQACGLLLAQLPPDFHTQLYSEASRVIRETWWLKDGTRSQGEIDSALGYALMDPTWAAQDNTSTAIGNTVALLHAFFSNLPQEWLDGTNNIITNLRPVTSVAMLRVVFRIMGPLLPRLANTHTLFNKTLALLLSALVDVFGKNTQTTAPVEASQIADLIDFLHHIIHYEGQGGAVQTNSKPRPDILVLIGRAADSLRPDVQHLLAHLKTDPNSSIYAAAHQNTAKTNTS is encoded by the exons atggaacaatCTCAGCGAACAACAGTCGCTGCTGCAACGCCTTCGTCTTCACGATCTTACCAATTCCACCCTGCTCGTGCTGCTATCATCGATCTCTTCAATCTCTACTTAGGAAGAGGAAGCCGTCCTAAGCCCGATGAGTCCCTCCGAGATCCTCC GAACAAATCACAGAAGCGTGTTCATGCTCCCAACAGAGACTTACCCCCAAGAAACGAGcaatttattttggattttgagcAGCTTCAGACCCAATTCAAT GATCCAGAGCAATTGAGGACGATTACGGAGTCAGTTTTGATATCTTTGGTTGTTCAATGTAGCAACCATGCGCCTCGTGCTGAGTTTCTTCTCTTTGCATTGCGTACATTGTGTAGGATTAGTTATATCAATTGGGATACTTTTTTACCATCCCTTCTCTCTTCGGTTTCTGCTGCTGAGGCGTCCATAACACAAAGTGCTCAAGCAGCTGCAGCTGCAGCAGCGGCTGGTTCTTCTGCTACTTCTTCACAGTCTTTAGTTCCTGTATCTGTGAATCCTATTGTCCCTAGCTCGTCGAATTATCATTCATCTAATCCAACGTCATTGTTGCCTTCAGCTCATGGTATTGGTTCTCCATCACCTTCAGGCAATGAGCCGGGAATGTCTTTCCCACAGGTTAGATCTTTGGAGAATGGACAGCAGATGATTGCAAGGGCAGGCCAGACTGTAAGAGAGACTGCTATGAGAAACAGTCAACGGATAAGAGCTGCTGCTATCAACAGTCTGCGTCAGCTCAGTTGCAAGATTATCTTGATTGGTGTTGAATTTAATCTAAAACCTGTTACTCATGCTGAGATTTTCCAGTACATGATGAATTGGCTTGTGAACTGGGACAGGAGAGATCTGGGAACTGAGGACTCTGCAGGAAAGTCGTGGAGATCTGAGAAAACTTTAGCTGAATGGTTGCGGAGTTGTTTGGATGTGATCTGGCTGTTGGTAGAAGAGGGTGAATCTAGGATTCCGTTTTATGAGTTGTTGCGCAGTGGTCTACAGTTTATAGAGAACATACCTGATGATGAAGCTTTGTTCACTCTTATCATGGAGATACACCGGAGGCGAGATGCCATGGCCATGCACATGCTTATGTTGGACCAACATCTTCACTGTCCAACATTTGGTACCCATCGTATAGTGTCCCATATAACTGCCAATGTTTCAGTTGAAGCTATGGCACACTTTCGACATTCACCAATTACGTATCCAAGTGTGCTTGGTGAACCTTTGTATGGAGAG GATCTGGCGATGTCTATTCCAAAAGGAAGCCTGGATTGGGAGAGAGCAGTGCGCTGCATTAGACATGCTATTCGCACTACGCCATCACCGGACTGGTGGAAGCGTGTTCTTGTTGTGGCCCCTTGTTATAGACCACCTCCACAAGCAGCACCCATCCCTGGTGCTGTTTTCACTTCTGACATGATTTGCGAGGCAATCATTGACAGGATTGTTGAGCTTCTTAAGCTAACCAACGCAG ATGCAAATTGCTGGCAAGAGTGGCTGGTTTTCTCggatattttcttctttctaatcaAAAGTGGGTGTActgattttgttgatttcattGACAAGTTGGTTTTACGCCTTAACGGTGTTGATAACCATATTCTTCGGACGAATCATGTGACGTGGCTGCTTGCACAAATAATACGCGTGGAGCTTGTGATGACTGCTTTGAATTCAGATGCTAAAAAG GTGGAGACTACTAGGAAGATCTTATCATTTCACAGGGAAGACAGAAATTCTGATCCCAATAATCCTCAGAGTGTGTTGCTTGACTTCGTAAGCAGTTGTCAGAATCTACGGATTTGGTCACTAAGCACAACGACTAGGGCATACCTTAACAATGAACAGCTATTGAAGGGAAAACAAATCGATGAGTGGTGGAGAAGCAAAG GGGAGCGCATGATGGATTATATGAATATGGATGATAGGTCGATTGGCATGTTTTGGGTTGTTTCCTACACCATGGCACAACCAGCATGTGAAACAGTTATAAATTGGTTATCTTCAGCTGGCATGGCTGAGTTGCCGGGATTACAGCCAAACGACAGAGTAATGATGACGCAGGAAGTGACACCGTTACCTATGTCATTGCTATCTGGCTTTTCAATGAATTTGTGCTTGAAATTGGCCCTTCAGATGGAAGAAGCTTTGTTTGTTAGCCAG GTTGTTCCTAGTATTGCAATGGTTGAGACATACACAAGATTGCTGCTGATTTCCCCTCACTCGATGTTTCGTTCGCATTTCAGT CAATTGGCCCAGCGAAATGCTTCTCTGCTAAGCAAGCCTGGGGTCACGTTGCTTGTTCTTGAGATTCTGAATTATCGTTTGCTTCCGCTCTACAG ATACCAAGGAAAGAGTAAAACTTTAATGTATGATGTTACTAAAATAATATCTGCATTGAAAGGAAAACGTGGTGACCACCGTATATTCAGACTAGCTGAAAACTTATGCATGAATCTCATTTTATCACTCAGAGACTTTTTTTCTGTGAAAAGGGAGGGAAAA GGGCCAACTGAATTCACTGAAACATTAAACCGCACAACCATCATGACTCTTGCTATCACGATCAAAACACGTGGTATCGCTGACGCTGATCATTTAGTTTATTTGCAAACCATGTTGGAACAAATACTCGCGACGAGTCAGCATACATGGTCAGAGAAGACGATGCGACATTTTCCAACCCTTCTCCGTGACACTTTGGTTGGACGGGTAGACAAGAGGGGCCTATCAATTCAAGCGTGGCAACAGGCTGAAACAACTGTGATAAACCAGTGCACTCAGCTTCTCTCACCATCTGCTGAACCCGCGTACGTTGTGACATACCTCGGTCACAGTTTTCCTCAACACCGCCAGTATCTATGTGCTGGTGCTTGTCTGCTGATGCAAGGCCACGCTGATAACATCAACAGCGCAAATCTG GCACGGGTTCTGAGAGAAGTTTCTCCTGAAGAAGTCACTGCTAACATATACACTTTGGTCGATGTTTTGCTTCACCACATTCATGTAGATCTTCAGCAAGGACAATCTTTAGAG GCAGTACTAGACAAGGCAGGCGCAAATCTTGCATTTTTCTTCTGGACACATGAAATGCTTCCTCTCGACGTTTTTCTTCTAGCGCTCATTGATCGTGATGATGATCCGCACGCCTTGATAATTGCA ATGAGCCTACTAAAAACGCCAGACCTTCTGCTGAGGATTAAAAACTACTGCCAAAACCGTGGGTCTCCTGAGCATTGGCTTATCACACAGGTGTTCAAACGAAATGACTTGCAGAAGGCCCTTGGTAACCATCTTTCTTGGAAGGACAG GTATCCGACGTTCTTTGATGATATTGCCGCGCGTTTGCTTCCAGTTATCCCACTAGTGGTGTACAGGCTCATCGAGAACAATGCGATGGAGCAAGCTGATAATCTTTTGCTTTTACACTCGCATTTTCTAGCTTACCATCCTCTCAGATTCACGTTTGTTCGTGACATACTCGCCTATTTCTATGGTCATCTTCCTGGGAAACTTGTTCTGCGCATGCTCAAAGTACTTGATCTCAGCAAG ATTCCATTCTCTGAATCATTCCCGCAGTACATTAGCCCAGCCGGTGCCGCTGTATGCCCACCTCTAGATTACTTCGCCACTCTTCTGCTTAATCTCGTAAACAACGTTATACCTCCActtagcagcagcagcaactgCAGCTCGAGGTCTGGCTCAATGGCAGACATCTTAAACAGCTCAGCGAGACCTCCTCATGGAAAAACTCCAGGAACATCTCAGCCTGGACCAGCAAACGCCTCTGAGGGCCAGAAAGCATTCTATCAGATACAGGATCCAGGAACTTACACTCAATTGGTTCTTGAGACGGCCGTGATCGAGATCCTCTCGCTTCCCGTCTCCGCTGCTCAGATTGTCTCTTCGCTTGTCCAGATAATTGTCAACATACAATCGACTCTCATTCAATCTGGAAACGGGTTCCAGGGCGCTGCAAACGGGGTGGGGCAAGGTTCAGTACTGCCTACGTCTCCCTCAGGAGGGAGCACGGACTCCATGAGCGCTGGCCGGTCCACTTGTCTGATTCCTGGTATCAACACGGCGAGCTTTGTCTCTAGAAGCGGTTATACATGTCAGCAACTGTCGTGTCTGTTGATTCAAGCTTGTGGGCTCTTGTTGGCTCAGCTCCCTCCGGATTTTCACACGCAGCTTTACTCGGAGGCATCACGTGTGATAAGGGAAACATGGTGGCTTAAGGACGGGACGAGATCACAAGGTGAAATAGACTCGGCTCTTGGATACGCTTTGATGGATCCTACATGGGCTGCTCAGGACAACACCTCTACTGCCATAG GAAATACAGTCGCCTTGCTTCATGCTTTCTTCAGCAATCTCCCACAAGAATGGCTTGATGGCACGAATAACATCATCACGAATCTCCGACCTGTGACATCTGTTGCAATGCTCAGAGTTGTATTCCGTATTATGGGGCCACTGCTTCCGAGGCTCGCCAACACACATACGCTCTTTAACAAG ACGCTAGCCCTTCTCTTAAGCGCATTGGTCGATGTGTTTGGAAAGAACACACAGACAACAGCCCCTGTTGAAGCATCCCAGATTGCAGATCTTATTGATTTCTT ACACCATATTATTCACTACGAGGGACAAGGGGGAGCTGTTCAAACTAACAGCAAGCCGAGACCAGACATCTTGGTATTAATCGGAAGAGCAGCAGATTCTCTCCGACCAGATGTACAGCACCTTCTCGCTCACCTCAAAACCGACCCCAATTCTTCGATATACGCAGCTGCTCATCAGAATACTGCAAAGACCAACACCTCTTAA
- the LOC104776454 gene encoding mediator of RNA polymerase II transcription subunit 23 isoform X2, giving the protein MEQSQRTTVAAATPSSSRSYQFHPARAAIIDLFNLYLGRGSRPKPDESLRDPPNKSQKRVHAPNRDLPPRNEQFILDFEQLQTQFNDPEQLRTITESVLISLVVQCSNHAPRAEFLLFALRTLCRISYINWDTFLPSLLSSVSAAEASITQSAQAAAAAAAAGSSATSSQSLVPVSVNPIVPSSSNYHSSNPTSLLPSAHGIGSPSPSGNEPGMSFPQVRSLENGQQMIARAGQTVRETAMRNSQRIRAAAINSLRQLSCKIILIGVEFNLKPVTHAEIFQYMMNWLVNWDRRDLGTEDSAGKSWRSEKTLAEWLRSCLDVIWLLVEEGESRIPFYELLRSGLQFIENIPDDEALFTLIMEIHRRRDAMAMHMLMLDQHLHCPTFGTHRIVSHITANVSVEAMAHFRHSPITYPSVLGEPLYGEDLAMSIPKGSLDWERAVRCIRHAIRTTPSPDWWKRVLVVAPCYRPPPQAAPIPGAVFTSDMICEAIIDRIVELLKLTNADANCWQEWLVFSDIFFFLIKSGCTDFVDFIDKLVLRLNGVDNHILRTNHVTWLLAQIIRVELVMTALNSDAKKVETTRKILSFHREDRNSDPNNPQSVLLDFVSSCQNLRIWSLSTTTRAYLNNEQLLKGKQIDEWWRSKGERMMDYMNMDDRSIGMFWVVSYTMAQPACETVINWLSSAGMAELPGLQPNDRVMMTQEVTPLPMSLLSGFSMNLCLKLALQMEEALFVSQVVPSIAMVETYTRLLLISPHSMFRSHFSRNASLLSKPGVTLLVLEILNYRLLPLYRYQGKSKTLMYDVTKIISALKGKRGDHRIFRLAENLCMNLILSLRDFFSVKREGKGPTEFTETLNRTTIMTLAITIKTRGIADADHLVYLQTMLEQILATSQHTWSEKTMRHFPTLLRDTLVGRVDKRGLSIQAWQQAETTVINQCTQLLSPSAEPAYVVTYLGHSFPQHRQYLCAGACLLMQGHADNINSANLARVLREVSPEEVTANIYTLVDVLLHHIHVDLQQGQSLEAVLDKAGANLAFFFWTHEMLPLDVFLLALIDRDDDPHALIIAMSLLKTPDLLLRIKNYCQNRGSPEHWLITQVFKRNDLQKALGNHLSWKDRYPTFFDDIAARLLPVIPLVVYRLIENNAMEQADNLLLLHSHFLAYHPLRFTFVRDILAYFYGHLPGKLVLRMLKVLDLSKIPFSESFPQYISPAGAAVCPPLDYFATLLLNLVNNVIPPLSSSSNCSSRSGSMADILNSSARPPHGKTPGTSQPGPANASEGQKAFYQIQDPGTYTQLVLETAVIEILSLPVSAAQIVSSLVQIIVNIQSTLIQSGNGFQGAANGVGQGSVLPTSPSGGSTDSMSAGRSTCLIPGINTASFVSRSGYTCQQLSCLLIQACGLLLAQLPPDFHTQLYSEASRVIRETWWLKDGTRSQGEIDSALGYALMDPTWAAQDNTSTAIGNTVALLHAFFSNLPQEWLDGTNNIITNLRPVTSVAMLRVVFRIMGPLLPRLANTHTLFNKTLALLLSALVDVFGKNTQTTAPVEASQIADLIDFLHHIIHYEGQGGAVQTNSKPRPDILVLIGRAADSLRPDVQHLLAHLKTDPNSSIYAAAHQNTAKTNTS; this is encoded by the exons atggaacaatCTCAGCGAACAACAGTCGCTGCTGCAACGCCTTCGTCTTCACGATCTTACCAATTCCACCCTGCTCGTGCTGCTATCATCGATCTCTTCAATCTCTACTTAGGAAGAGGAAGCCGTCCTAAGCCCGATGAGTCCCTCCGAGATCCTCC GAACAAATCACAGAAGCGTGTTCATGCTCCCAACAGAGACTTACCCCCAAGAAACGAGcaatttattttggattttgagcAGCTTCAGACCCAATTCAAT GATCCAGAGCAATTGAGGACGATTACGGAGTCAGTTTTGATATCTTTGGTTGTTCAATGTAGCAACCATGCGCCTCGTGCTGAGTTTCTTCTCTTTGCATTGCGTACATTGTGTAGGATTAGTTATATCAATTGGGATACTTTTTTACCATCCCTTCTCTCTTCGGTTTCTGCTGCTGAGGCGTCCATAACACAAAGTGCTCAAGCAGCTGCAGCTGCAGCAGCGGCTGGTTCTTCTGCTACTTCTTCACAGTCTTTAGTTCCTGTATCTGTGAATCCTATTGTCCCTAGCTCGTCGAATTATCATTCATCTAATCCAACGTCATTGTTGCCTTCAGCTCATGGTATTGGTTCTCCATCACCTTCAGGCAATGAGCCGGGAATGTCTTTCCCACAGGTTAGATCTTTGGAGAATGGACAGCAGATGATTGCAAGGGCAGGCCAGACTGTAAGAGAGACTGCTATGAGAAACAGTCAACGGATAAGAGCTGCTGCTATCAACAGTCTGCGTCAGCTCAGTTGCAAGATTATCTTGATTGGTGTTGAATTTAATCTAAAACCTGTTACTCATGCTGAGATTTTCCAGTACATGATGAATTGGCTTGTGAACTGGGACAGGAGAGATCTGGGAACTGAGGACTCTGCAGGAAAGTCGTGGAGATCTGAGAAAACTTTAGCTGAATGGTTGCGGAGTTGTTTGGATGTGATCTGGCTGTTGGTAGAAGAGGGTGAATCTAGGATTCCGTTTTATGAGTTGTTGCGCAGTGGTCTACAGTTTATAGAGAACATACCTGATGATGAAGCTTTGTTCACTCTTATCATGGAGATACACCGGAGGCGAGATGCCATGGCCATGCACATGCTTATGTTGGACCAACATCTTCACTGTCCAACATTTGGTACCCATCGTATAGTGTCCCATATAACTGCCAATGTTTCAGTTGAAGCTATGGCACACTTTCGACATTCACCAATTACGTATCCAAGTGTGCTTGGTGAACCTTTGTATGGAGAG GATCTGGCGATGTCTATTCCAAAAGGAAGCCTGGATTGGGAGAGAGCAGTGCGCTGCATTAGACATGCTATTCGCACTACGCCATCACCGGACTGGTGGAAGCGTGTTCTTGTTGTGGCCCCTTGTTATAGACCACCTCCACAAGCAGCACCCATCCCTGGTGCTGTTTTCACTTCTGACATGATTTGCGAGGCAATCATTGACAGGATTGTTGAGCTTCTTAAGCTAACCAACGCAG ATGCAAATTGCTGGCAAGAGTGGCTGGTTTTCTCggatattttcttctttctaatcaAAAGTGGGTGTActgattttgttgatttcattGACAAGTTGGTTTTACGCCTTAACGGTGTTGATAACCATATTCTTCGGACGAATCATGTGACGTGGCTGCTTGCACAAATAATACGCGTGGAGCTTGTGATGACTGCTTTGAATTCAGATGCTAAAAAG GTGGAGACTACTAGGAAGATCTTATCATTTCACAGGGAAGACAGAAATTCTGATCCCAATAATCCTCAGAGTGTGTTGCTTGACTTCGTAAGCAGTTGTCAGAATCTACGGATTTGGTCACTAAGCACAACGACTAGGGCATACCTTAACAATGAACAGCTATTGAAGGGAAAACAAATCGATGAGTGGTGGAGAAGCAAAG GGGAGCGCATGATGGATTATATGAATATGGATGATAGGTCGATTGGCATGTTTTGGGTTGTTTCCTACACCATGGCACAACCAGCATGTGAAACAGTTATAAATTGGTTATCTTCAGCTGGCATGGCTGAGTTGCCGGGATTACAGCCAAACGACAGAGTAATGATGACGCAGGAAGTGACACCGTTACCTATGTCATTGCTATCTGGCTTTTCAATGAATTTGTGCTTGAAATTGGCCCTTCAGATGGAAGAAGCTTTGTTTGTTAGCCAG GTTGTTCCTAGTATTGCAATGGTTGAGACATACACAAGATTGCTGCTGATTTCCCCTCACTCGATGTTTCGTTCGCATTTCAGT CGAAATGCTTCTCTGCTAAGCAAGCCTGGGGTCACGTTGCTTGTTCTTGAGATTCTGAATTATCGTTTGCTTCCGCTCTACAG ATACCAAGGAAAGAGTAAAACTTTAATGTATGATGTTACTAAAATAATATCTGCATTGAAAGGAAAACGTGGTGACCACCGTATATTCAGACTAGCTGAAAACTTATGCATGAATCTCATTTTATCACTCAGAGACTTTTTTTCTGTGAAAAGGGAGGGAAAA GGGCCAACTGAATTCACTGAAACATTAAACCGCACAACCATCATGACTCTTGCTATCACGATCAAAACACGTGGTATCGCTGACGCTGATCATTTAGTTTATTTGCAAACCATGTTGGAACAAATACTCGCGACGAGTCAGCATACATGGTCAGAGAAGACGATGCGACATTTTCCAACCCTTCTCCGTGACACTTTGGTTGGACGGGTAGACAAGAGGGGCCTATCAATTCAAGCGTGGCAACAGGCTGAAACAACTGTGATAAACCAGTGCACTCAGCTTCTCTCACCATCTGCTGAACCCGCGTACGTTGTGACATACCTCGGTCACAGTTTTCCTCAACACCGCCAGTATCTATGTGCTGGTGCTTGTCTGCTGATGCAAGGCCACGCTGATAACATCAACAGCGCAAATCTG GCACGGGTTCTGAGAGAAGTTTCTCCTGAAGAAGTCACTGCTAACATATACACTTTGGTCGATGTTTTGCTTCACCACATTCATGTAGATCTTCAGCAAGGACAATCTTTAGAG GCAGTACTAGACAAGGCAGGCGCAAATCTTGCATTTTTCTTCTGGACACATGAAATGCTTCCTCTCGACGTTTTTCTTCTAGCGCTCATTGATCGTGATGATGATCCGCACGCCTTGATAATTGCA ATGAGCCTACTAAAAACGCCAGACCTTCTGCTGAGGATTAAAAACTACTGCCAAAACCGTGGGTCTCCTGAGCATTGGCTTATCACACAGGTGTTCAAACGAAATGACTTGCAGAAGGCCCTTGGTAACCATCTTTCTTGGAAGGACAG GTATCCGACGTTCTTTGATGATATTGCCGCGCGTTTGCTTCCAGTTATCCCACTAGTGGTGTACAGGCTCATCGAGAACAATGCGATGGAGCAAGCTGATAATCTTTTGCTTTTACACTCGCATTTTCTAGCTTACCATCCTCTCAGATTCACGTTTGTTCGTGACATACTCGCCTATTTCTATGGTCATCTTCCTGGGAAACTTGTTCTGCGCATGCTCAAAGTACTTGATCTCAGCAAG ATTCCATTCTCTGAATCATTCCCGCAGTACATTAGCCCAGCCGGTGCCGCTGTATGCCCACCTCTAGATTACTTCGCCACTCTTCTGCTTAATCTCGTAAACAACGTTATACCTCCActtagcagcagcagcaactgCAGCTCGAGGTCTGGCTCAATGGCAGACATCTTAAACAGCTCAGCGAGACCTCCTCATGGAAAAACTCCAGGAACATCTCAGCCTGGACCAGCAAACGCCTCTGAGGGCCAGAAAGCATTCTATCAGATACAGGATCCAGGAACTTACACTCAATTGGTTCTTGAGACGGCCGTGATCGAGATCCTCTCGCTTCCCGTCTCCGCTGCTCAGATTGTCTCTTCGCTTGTCCAGATAATTGTCAACATACAATCGACTCTCATTCAATCTGGAAACGGGTTCCAGGGCGCTGCAAACGGGGTGGGGCAAGGTTCAGTACTGCCTACGTCTCCCTCAGGAGGGAGCACGGACTCCATGAGCGCTGGCCGGTCCACTTGTCTGATTCCTGGTATCAACACGGCGAGCTTTGTCTCTAGAAGCGGTTATACATGTCAGCAACTGTCGTGTCTGTTGATTCAAGCTTGTGGGCTCTTGTTGGCTCAGCTCCCTCCGGATTTTCACACGCAGCTTTACTCGGAGGCATCACGTGTGATAAGGGAAACATGGTGGCTTAAGGACGGGACGAGATCACAAGGTGAAATAGACTCGGCTCTTGGATACGCTTTGATGGATCCTACATGGGCTGCTCAGGACAACACCTCTACTGCCATAG GAAATACAGTCGCCTTGCTTCATGCTTTCTTCAGCAATCTCCCACAAGAATGGCTTGATGGCACGAATAACATCATCACGAATCTCCGACCTGTGACATCTGTTGCAATGCTCAGAGTTGTATTCCGTATTATGGGGCCACTGCTTCCGAGGCTCGCCAACACACATACGCTCTTTAACAAG ACGCTAGCCCTTCTCTTAAGCGCATTGGTCGATGTGTTTGGAAAGAACACACAGACAACAGCCCCTGTTGAAGCATCCCAGATTGCAGATCTTATTGATTTCTT ACACCATATTATTCACTACGAGGGACAAGGGGGAGCTGTTCAAACTAACAGCAAGCCGAGACCAGACATCTTGGTATTAATCGGAAGAGCAGCAGATTCTCTCCGACCAGATGTACAGCACCTTCTCGCTCACCTCAAAACCGACCCCAATTCTTCGATATACGCAGCTGCTCATCAGAATACTGCAAAGACCAACACCTCTTAA
- the LOC104776456 gene encoding ubiquitin-conjugating enzyme E2 variant 1A yields the protein MSSAEEAKVVVPRNFRLLEELERGEKGIGDGTVSYGMDDADDIYMQSWTGTILGPPNTTYEGKIFQLKLFCGKEYPESPPTVRFQTRINMACVNPESGVVEPSLFPMLTNWRREYTMEDILVKLKKEMMTSHNRKLAQPPEGNEEARADPKGPAKCCVM from the exons ATGAGTTCGGCGGAGGAAGCCAAGGTCGTTG TTCCGAGGAATTTTAGATTGTTGGAAGAGCTTGAAAGAGGTGAAAAAGGTATTGGAGATGGTACTGTCAGCTATGGAATGGATGATGCTGATGATATTTATATGCAATCTTGGACTGGCACCATTCTTGGTCCTCCTAAt ACTACATATGAAGGGAAAATCTTCCAGCTCAAGCTGTTCTGTGGTAAGGAATACCCAGAGAGTCCACCGACTGTTAGGTTCCAGACCCGGATTAACATGGCTTGTGTTAACCCAGAAAGTGGAGTG GTTGAACCGAGTCTCTTCCCTATGCTCACTAACTGGCGGCGAGAATATACAATGGAGGACATACTGGTTAAgctgaaaaaagaaatgatgacTTCGCATAACCGGAAGCTAGCTCAACCCCCGGAAG GTAACGAGGAAGCTAGGGCAGATCCGAAGGGACCAGCTAAATGTTGCGTGATGTGA